A section of the Phycisphaerales bacterium genome encodes:
- the ettA gene encoding energy-dependent translational throttle protein EttA: protein MASSSKAESEKIIYSMIGVSKSYDRKQVLKDIYLSYFYGAKIGVLGLNGSGKSSLLRILAGVDTSFDGQVAAAPGYTIGHLEQEPLVDETGTVIDVVRQGAKESLDLLAEFERISDRFGEDLDPDEMDRLLARQGEVQERIDHLNAWDIDKQLEMAMDALRCPPPESPVSVLSGGEKRRVALVRLLLRKPDILLLDEPTNHLDAESVGWLEQHLRRYEGTVIAVTHDRYFLDNVAGWILELDRGEGIPWKGNYSSWLEQKQARLAVEEKQESNRQKALKRELDWVRKSPQGRQARSKARVSRYESMLSEDVKERASQIEIFIPPGPRLGNLVIEADHLTKAYGDRLLIDDLSFSLPPGGIVGIIGPNGAGKTTLFRMITGSEKPDGGSIRIGPSVKLAYVEQSRDSLPAGKNVWEAISDGDDELKLGSLTVNSRAYVARFGFTGQDQQKRVDSLSGGERNRVHLARMLKSGANVILLDEPTNDLDVNTLRALEEALESFAGCAVVISHDRWFLDRIATHILAFEGDSEVHWFDGNYTAYEADYHRRMGADADQPHRIKYRRLTRAT from the coding sequence ATGGCGTCTTCCTCGAAAGCCGAATCCGAAAAGATCATCTACTCGATGATCGGCGTGAGCAAGAGTTACGACCGCAAGCAGGTGCTCAAGGACATCTACCTGTCCTACTTCTACGGCGCGAAGATCGGCGTTCTCGGTCTGAACGGCTCGGGAAAGAGTTCGCTGCTGCGCATTCTTGCGGGGGTCGACACCAGCTTCGACGGCCAGGTCGCCGCGGCTCCGGGGTACACCATCGGCCATCTCGAGCAGGAGCCGCTGGTCGATGAGACGGGCACGGTCATCGACGTGGTGCGGCAAGGCGCGAAAGAGAGCCTCGATCTGCTCGCCGAGTTCGAGCGCATCAGCGACCGCTTTGGCGAAGATCTCGATCCGGATGAGATGGATCGGCTGCTCGCCAGGCAGGGGGAGGTTCAGGAGCGCATCGATCATCTCAACGCGTGGGACATCGACAAGCAACTCGAAATGGCGATGGACGCGCTGCGGTGCCCGCCGCCCGAGTCGCCCGTGAGCGTGCTCTCCGGCGGCGAGAAGCGACGCGTGGCGCTCGTGCGACTGCTGCTGCGCAAGCCCGACATTCTCCTGCTCGACGAACCGACGAACCACCTCGACGCCGAGAGCGTGGGCTGGCTCGAACAACACCTGCGGCGTTACGAAGGCACCGTCATCGCCGTCACGCACGATCGATACTTTCTCGACAACGTGGCAGGGTGGATCCTCGAACTGGATCGGGGCGAGGGCATTCCCTGGAAAGGCAATTACTCCTCCTGGCTCGAGCAGAAGCAGGCGCGGCTGGCGGTGGAAGAGAAGCAGGAAAGCAACCGCCAGAAGGCGCTGAAGCGAGAACTCGACTGGGTGCGCAAGAGCCCGCAGGGCCGCCAGGCGCGGAGCAAAGCGCGCGTGAGCCGCTACGAGTCGATGCTCAGCGAGGATGTGAAGGAACGCGCCAGCCAGATCGAGATTTTCATTCCGCCGGGGCCGCGCCTGGGCAATCTGGTCATCGAGGCCGATCACCTGACCAAGGCCTACGGCGACCGGCTGCTCATCGACGATCTCTCGTTCTCGCTGCCGCCCGGCGGGATCGTCGGCATCATCGGACCCAACGGGGCGGGCAAGACCACGCTCTTTCGCATGATCACCGGCAGCGAGAAGCCCGACGGCGGCTCGATCCGCATCGGGCCGAGCGTCAAGCTTGCCTACGTCGAGCAGAGCCGCGATTCGCTGCCCGCGGGAAAGAACGTCTGGGAAGCGATCAGCGACGGCGACGATGAACTCAAACTCGGATCGCTCACCGTCAACAGCCGCGCCTACGTCGCCCGCTTCGGCTTCACGGGCCAGGATCAGCAGAAGCGCGTGGACAGCCTTTCCGGCGGCGAGCGGAATCGCGTGCATCTCGCGCGAATGCTCAAGAGCGGCGCCAACGTCATCCTGCTCGATGAGCCGACGAACGATCTCGACGTGAACACGCTTCGCGCGCTCGAAGAGGCGCTCGAGTCGTTTGCCGGCTGCGCGGTGGTCATCAGCCACGACCGCTGGTTCCTAGACCGCATCGCCACGCACATCCTCGCGTTCGAAGGCGACAGCGAGGTGCACTGGTTCGACGGCAACTACACCGCCTACGAGGCGGACTACCACCGCCGCATGGGCGCCGACGCCGACCAGCCGCATCGGATCAAGTACCGCCGGCTGACGCGGGCGACGTAA
- the thpR gene encoding RNA 2',3'-cyclic phosphodiesterase, with amino-acid sequence MAEPRDPSRRRRSTRRGSGKGLRLFVAIYPPPEIAEQMLRVARDHLDEHAAAYEGAGAQFVPAEQVHLTVHFLGNVPPRALSETIESIDRAKKGLGGFVLTPREIITLPRSTRRGRPRLIAMETDGPADLLELQRRLAQRFARPARQEPGERFWPHLTLARFKWGGGGEPLQRPAWRGFGERAAMPGAFNVREFHLVKSVLRPQGAAHQSVARWPLVTQ; translated from the coding sequence ATGGCCGAGCCGCGTGATCCATCCCGGCGCCGGCGCAGCACGCGCCGCGGCAGCGGCAAGGGGCTGCGGCTGTTTGTGGCGATCTATCCGCCGCCGGAGATCGCCGAGCAGATGCTCCGCGTGGCGCGCGACCACCTCGACGAGCACGCGGCCGCATACGAGGGGGCCGGCGCGCAGTTCGTCCCGGCCGAGCAGGTGCATCTGACGGTGCACTTCCTGGGCAACGTGCCCCCGCGGGCGCTGAGCGAGACGATTGAAAGCATCGATCGGGCCAAGAAGGGATTGGGCGGGTTCGTGCTGACGCCGCGCGAGATCATCACGCTGCCGCGCAGCACCCGGCGCGGGCGACCGCGGCTGATCGCCATGGAAACCGATGGTCCCGCGGATCTGCTCGAACTGCAGCGGCGGCTGGCGCAGCGCTTTGCCCGACCGGCGCGGCAGGAGCCCGGCGAGCGTTTCTGGCCGCACCTGACGCTGGCGCGGTTCAAGTGGGGCGGCGGCGGCGAGCCCCTGCAGCGTCCGGCCTGGCGCGGGTTCGGCGAGCGAGCCGCCATGCCCGGAGCCTTTAATGTGCGCGAGTTCCACCTCGTCAAGAGCGTGTTGCGCCCGCAGGGCGCAGCGCATCAGAGCGTCGCCAGGTGGCCGCTCGTCACGCAGTGA
- a CDS encoding biliverdin-producing heme oxygenase, which translates to MNAQAGIMDRLRSGTAELHKQAESRPLQKQLGAGTLPRAAFAAYMGQLLLVHDCLESCLDAQLERGGHAAFAVAWQSLARHSENLRQDLVALGLEPHAVAPLPATAALLDELGRWSDTGDLALIGALYVLEGSMNGNRFIAKALQRAWGVETANGLSYLDPYGEEQRPTWAAFRSRVNAVSFSEDEASAILAGADRMFQAIGEISDEQHTAISL; encoded by the coding sequence ATGAACGCGCAAGCAGGCATTATGGACCGGCTGCGGAGCGGCACCGCCGAACTGCACAAGCAGGCGGAATCGCGCCCGCTGCAGAAACAACTCGGCGCCGGCACCTTGCCGCGCGCCGCTTTCGCCGCCTACATGGGCCAGTTGCTGCTGGTTCATGATTGTCTCGAGTCGTGCCTCGATGCGCAACTGGAGCGCGGCGGTCATGCGGCGTTCGCCGTCGCCTGGCAGTCGCTGGCCCGGCATTCGGAGAATCTCCGCCAAGACCTGGTCGCTCTCGGCCTCGAGCCACACGCGGTCGCGCCGCTGCCGGCCACCGCGGCACTGCTCGATGAACTCGGGCGATGGAGCGATACCGGCGATCTGGCGCTCATCGGCGCACTGTACGTGCTCGAAGGCAGCATGAACGGCAACCGCTTCATCGCCAAGGCGCTGCAGCGGGCCTGGGGCGTTGAAACCGCCAACGGGCTGTCGTATCTCGACCCATACGGCGAAGAGCAGCGCCCGACCTGGGCGGCGTTCCGCAGCCGCGTCAACGCCGTTTCGTTCTCCGAAGACGAAGCGTCGGCGATTCTCGCTGGGGCCGATCGGATGTTCCAGGCCATCGGCGAGATCAGCGACGAGCAGCACACTGCGATTTCGCTCTGA
- a CDS encoding YbhB/YbcL family Raf kinase inhibitor-like protein, which yields MKITSESFTHMQAMPDEFAFCVPDSKSHVALGPNRNPKLSWSDVPSGARSLVLLCVDPDVPSVGTDVNKEGRSVPATLPRTDFYHWIVIDIPTSCRGIAAGASSDGVTPGGKKNPKGPAGSRQGVTNYTDWFAGDEQMGGAYRGYDGPAPPWNDERMHHYHFKLFALDVARLEVEDGFGGPDVLKAMQGHVLAEAEIVGKYTLNPKLRQRR from the coding sequence ATGAAGATCACCAGCGAATCGTTCACCCACATGCAGGCGATGCCCGATGAATTCGCCTTCTGCGTGCCCGACAGCAAGAGCCACGTCGCGCTGGGTCCCAACCGCAACCCGAAACTCTCCTGGAGCGACGTGCCCAGCGGGGCGAGGTCGCTCGTTCTTCTTTGCGTCGATCCTGATGTGCCCAGCGTCGGCACGGACGTGAACAAAGAAGGGCGAAGCGTTCCGGCAACGCTGCCCCGCACCGACTTCTATCACTGGATCGTGATAGATATTCCGACCAGTTGCCGCGGCATCGCCGCCGGTGCCAGCAGCGACGGCGTGACGCCGGGCGGCAAGAAGAACCCGAAGGGGCCGGCGGGCTCACGGCAGGGTGTGACGAACTACACCGACTGGTTCGCCGGAGACGAGCAGATGGGCGGAGCCTACCGCGGCTACGACGGCCCGGCGCCGCCGTGGAATGACGAGCGGATGCATCACTATCACTTCAAACTCTTCGCGCTCGATGTCGCTCGGCTTGAAGTGGAAGACGGCTTCGGCGGGCCCGACGTGCTCAAGGCGATGCAGGGGCACGTACTCGCCGAGGCCGAAATCGTGGGGAAATACACGCTGAATCCGAAGTTGCGCCAGAGGCGTTAG
- a CDS encoding helix-turn-helix transcriptional regulator, with the protein MSSKVKPQRESLEIVVLSVLNEEPLYGYAIIKRVASRSDDAIRLTAGVLYPLLHELEAARLIESTWETVRSDRAGESSAGRKRKWYQITARGRRRLSQRASALRAFQSMIEAFLPPHVAADEEAAT; encoded by the coding sequence GTGTCCTCGAAGGTCAAACCCCAACGCGAGTCGCTGGAGATCGTCGTACTGAGCGTGCTCAACGAAGAGCCGCTGTACGGTTATGCCATCATCAAGCGCGTGGCCAGCCGCAGCGACGATGCGATCCGCCTCACGGCCGGGGTGCTCTATCCGCTGCTGCACGAACTCGAGGCCGCGCGGCTGATCGAGTCCACATGGGAGACGGTCCGCAGCGATCGCGCCGGTGAAAGCAGCGCCGGTCGCAAGCGCAAGTGGTACCAGATCACCGCCCGAGGCCGTCGTCGGCTGAGTCAGCGGGCCAGTGCGCTGCGCGCGTTTCAATCGATGATCGAGGCGTTCCTTCCGCCTCACGTCGCTGCCGACGAGGAGGCCGCGACGTGA
- a CDS encoding TetR/AcrR family transcriptional regulator, which translates to MTPKSDTRERILDAARQLFLSQGYAATGVAQILKAAEANSGSLYYFFPTKEDLLLAVLEWYKQNLWPEVIDPVYNRVTDPIERIFGVLHGYRQMLIFTECRLGCPIGNLALELADTHPAARQMIADNFTGWRNAIRLSVEAALDRLPEDTDPEALASFILTVMEGGMMQAKAYKNLEPFETAVAQLRDYFDRLLADGTNWAAPRRSPETPRTQGKSPDTDQTASGRDGRDRTN; encoded by the coding sequence ATGACACCCAAGTCCGACACCCGCGAACGCATCCTTGACGCCGCCCGGCAACTGTTCCTCTCCCAGGGATACGCGGCCACGGGCGTGGCGCAGATCCTCAAGGCCGCCGAGGCCAACAGCGGCAGCCTCTACTACTTCTTCCCCACCAAGGAAGACCTTCTGCTGGCCGTTCTTGAGTGGTACAAGCAGAACCTCTGGCCGGAAGTCATCGACCCCGTCTACAACCGCGTTACCGACCCGATCGAGCGGATCTTCGGCGTGCTCCACGGATATCGACAGATGCTCATCTTCACCGAGTGCCGGCTCGGCTGCCCGATCGGCAACCTCGCGCTCGAACTCGCCGACACTCATCCCGCGGCCCGGCAGATGATCGCCGACAACTTCACCGGCTGGCGCAACGCGATTCGCCTCTCGGTCGAGGCGGCTCTCGATCGTCTGCCCGAGGACACCGATCCCGAAGCGCTGGCGTCGTTCATACTCACTGTGATGGAAGGCGGCATGATGCAGGCCAAGGCGTACAAAAACCTTGAGCCTTTCGAAACCGCGGTCGCTCAACTGCGCGACTATTTCGACCGGCTTCTCGCGGATGGGACGAACTGGGCCGCGCCGAGGCGCAGCCCCGAAACGCCGCGCACCCAAGGGAAATCGCCCGACACCGATCAAACCGCATCGGGCCGCGATGGTCGCGACCGAACCAACTGA
- a CDS encoding DUF1761 domain-containing protein, producing the protein MMTIDFAGINYWAVLVAALTTFLLGGLWYTALFGRQRIALLGWDEQKLAQVQKRMPPPVFFSIMIVAYLLTAFVFAIIAGAAGADTLGEGLLLGLLVWAGFALAIGVTGHISFDHRHGIFGIDVLFQLVFLLLMGAIIGAWQ; encoded by the coding sequence GTGATGACAATCGACTTTGCAGGGATCAACTACTGGGCGGTGCTCGTCGCGGCCCTGACGACATTTCTGCTCGGCGGACTCTGGTACACCGCGCTCTTCGGCCGCCAGCGCATCGCGCTGCTCGGCTGGGATGAGCAGAAGCTCGCGCAAGTGCAGAAGCGCATGCCGCCGCCCGTTTTCTTCTCGATCATGATCGTCGCTTATTTGCTCACGGCTTTCGTCTTCGCCATCATCGCCGGCGCAGCGGGCGCAGACACGCTGGGTGAGGGCTTGCTCCTGGGATTGCTCGTCTGGGCGGGCTTTGCGCTGGCCATCGGCGTTACCGGGCACATCTCCTTCGACCACCGCCACGGCATCTTCGGCATCGACGTCCTGTTTCAACTCGTCTTCCTTCTGCTCATGGGCGCCATCATCGGCGCCTGGCAATGA
- a CDS encoding SRPBCC domain-containing protein produces MFARLSAAVSLGFIFAFCPAAVAQPESAPGNRTLEWNAEIDAPLAQVWDAFTTEDGIESWMTPLAEVDLRIGGSIKTNYNPQGTIGDETTIVHRILSLEPQRMLSSRVEKSPSGFPHAKVLEQAWGVWYFEPLGANRTHIRLVSAGWGSGSDWDAAETFFQAGNEWTLNQLKEKFAAAAGNAASPDATLDIARRLLGGEWIASQPNESGETFRVRNTFIDGPDGRSFSVRGWVGGDDGMFEHGQGQIWIEPGQNEVRFQNINEQGHVARGAITSPKADTLEWDWHARADAGPGQRYRVTMHFTGPDAYTFRLEHLEENGSYRQLIELPFTRVRESSEAREKPAPGGGR; encoded by the coding sequence ATGTTCGCCCGCCTCTCTGCTGCCGTTTCGCTCGGCTTCATTTTTGCTTTCTGCCCCGCGGCCGTCGCGCAGCCTGAAAGCGCTCCGGGCAACCGCACGCTCGAGTGGAACGCCGAGATCGATGCGCCGCTGGCGCAGGTGTGGGATGCCTTCACGACCGAGGACGGCATCGAATCGTGGATGACGCCGCTGGCCGAGGTCGATCTGCGCATCGGCGGCTCGATCAAGACGAACTACAACCCGCAAGGCACGATCGGAGATGAAACGACCATTGTGCACCGCATCCTCAGCCTCGAGCCGCAGCGCATGCTCTCCTCGCGCGTCGAGAAGTCCCCGTCCGGTTTCCCGCACGCAAAAGTGCTCGAGCAGGCGTGGGGCGTGTGGTATTTCGAGCCGCTCGGCGCCAACCGCACGCACATCCGCCTCGTCAGCGCGGGCTGGGGCAGCGGGTCTGACTGGGACGCCGCCGAGACCTTCTTCCAGGCAGGCAACGAGTGGACGCTGAACCAACTCAAGGAGAAATTCGCCGCCGCCGCAGGCAACGCGGCCAGCCCGGATGCCACGCTGGACATCGCGCGCCGACTGCTTGGCGGCGAGTGGATCGCTTCGCAGCCCAACGAGAGCGGCGAAACCTTTCGCGTCCGCAACACGTTCATCGACGGGCCCGACGGGCGGAGTTTCAGCGTCCGCGGCTGGGTCGGCGGCGATGATGGCATGTTCGAGCATGGCCAAGGGCAGATCTGGATCGAGCCCGGCCAAAACGAAGTGCGATTCCAGAACATCAACGAGCAGGGCCACGTCGCGCGCGGAGCCATCACCAGCCCCAAGGCCGACACGCTCGAGTGGGACTGGCACGCCCGGGCTGACGCCGGCCCCGGCCAGCGCTACCGCGTCACCATGCACTTCACGGGTCCCGACGCCTACACCTTCCGGCTCGAGCATCTCGAAGAAAACGGCTCATACCGCCAATTGATTGAGTTGCCCTTCACTCGCGTGCGCGAGTCGTCCGAAGCGCGTGAGAAGCCGGCACCTGGCGGCGGGCGGTGA